The proteins below are encoded in one region of Paralysiella testudinis:
- the pheA gene encoding prephenate dehydratase, producing MSDNDKLKPHRDAIDEIDATVLDLLNRRAGHARAIGELKGTGVVYRPEREAAVLQRIQDLNRGPLPNEAVARLFREVMSECLAVERPLTITYLGPAGTFTQQAAIKHFGHAAHTLPCATIDECFRLVEARQADYVVAPVENSTEGSVGRSLDLLVSSPLKACGEVVLRIHHHLLRKLPEKDGIRTVYAHAQALAQCHEWLNKNLPEQVARISVSSNAEAARLAAEDSHAAAIASQAAAERYGLIKLAANIEDEPNNTTRFLVLGHQGTDPTGRDKTSLIVSAPNKAGAVHGLLQPFSAHGVSMTKLESRPSRAGLWDYVFFIDIEGHADDAKIQAALQDLSAQAAFMKLIGSYPLAVL from the coding sequence ATGTCCGACAACGACAAACTCAAGCCCCATCGTGATGCCATTGATGAAATAGACGCCACTGTACTGGATTTGCTCAACCGCCGCGCCGGCCACGCCCGCGCCATTGGCGAGCTCAAAGGCACCGGTGTGGTGTACCGTCCTGAGCGTGAGGCGGCGGTGTTGCAGCGCATTCAAGATTTAAACCGCGGCCCTTTGCCCAACGAGGCGGTGGCGCGGTTGTTTCGCGAGGTGATGAGCGAATGCTTGGCGGTGGAGCGCCCGCTCACCATTACTTATTTGGGCCCGGCGGGCACGTTTACCCAGCAAGCGGCCATCAAGCATTTCGGCCATGCCGCCCATACCTTGCCTTGCGCCACCATCGACGAATGTTTCCGCTTGGTGGAAGCGCGGCAGGCCGATTATGTGGTGGCACCGGTGGAAAACTCCACCGAAGGCTCGGTGGGGCGCAGCTTGGATTTGCTGGTGTCGTCGCCGTTGAAAGCCTGCGGCGAAGTGGTGTTGCGCATTCATCACCATTTATTGCGCAAGCTGCCGGAAAAAGACGGCATCCGCACCGTATACGCCCATGCGCAGGCCTTGGCGCAATGCCACGAATGGCTGAATAAAAACCTGCCCGAGCAGGTGGCGCGCATTTCCGTGTCCAGCAATGCCGAAGCAGCGCGGCTGGCAGCGGAAGACAGCCACGCCGCCGCCATTGCCTCACAGGCTGCCGCCGAGCGCTACGGCCTGATTAAATTGGCGGCCAATATCGAAGACGAGCCCAACAACACCACCCGCTTTTTGGTGTTGGGGCATCAAGGCACCGACCCCACCGGGCGCGACAAAACCTCGCTGATCGTGTCTGCGCCCAACAAAGCCGGGGCGGTGCACGGGCTGTTGCAGCCGTTTTCCGCCCACGGCGTGTCGATGACCAAATTGGAAAGCCGCCCCAGCCGCGCCGGTTTGTGGGACTATGTATTCTTTATCGACATCGAAGGCCATGCCGACGACGCCAAAATTCAGGCAGCCTTGCAGGATTTGTCGGCGCAGGCGGCGTTTATGAAGCTGATTGGTTCGTATCCGCTGGCGGTGTTGTGA
- a CDS encoding LOG family protein, whose amino-acid sequence MNKLNNIVVYCGSNWGENPAFFAAAQALGQTLADNGHTLVYGGGNVGLMGTVADAVLAHGGKVIGVIPTFLKQKEVAHLGLTELIETADMTSRKNTMIALASGFIALPGGLGTYEELFEVLSQAQLRLHPHPVGVLNVAGFFDPLLALLRDTVRHGFMPEANLSLLCVADSAPALLAKMAAWQAQDAVKWVQPSWKQA is encoded by the coding sequence ATGAATAAACTCAACAACATCGTGGTCTATTGCGGCTCCAATTGGGGCGAAAATCCGGCTTTTTTTGCCGCGGCGCAAGCGCTGGGGCAGACCTTGGCCGACAACGGCCACACCTTGGTGTATGGCGGCGGCAATGTTGGCCTGATGGGCACCGTGGCCGATGCGGTGCTGGCCCACGGCGGCAAGGTGATTGGCGTGATTCCCACGTTTCTGAAGCAAAAAGAAGTGGCGCATTTGGGCTTAACCGAGCTGATTGAAACCGCCGACATGACCAGCCGCAAAAACACCATGATTGCGCTGGCTTCCGGCTTTATCGCCTTGCCCGGCGGCTTGGGCACTTATGAAGAATTGTTTGAAGTGCTGTCGCAAGCGCAATTGCGCCTGCATCCGCATCCGGTGGGCGTACTCAATGTGGCCGGCTTTTTTGATCCGCTCTTGGCGCTGCTGCGCGACACCGTACGCCACGGCTTTATGCCCGAGGCCAATTTAAGCCTGCTGTGCGTGGCCGATAGCGCCCCGGCCTTATTGGCCAAAATGGCCGCGTGGCAAGCGCAAGATGCGGTGAAATGGGTGCAACCCAGCTGGAAACAAGCATGA
- a CDS encoding multidrug effflux MFS transporter: MNTSTPAGRKRLALMLALLVAVMPFSIDAYLPAMPQMAAALSADIHQIEQSLSVFLLGVALGQLVGGPVSDLKGRRKVALFGLAVYVTATVALLWTDTVAHLLLWRGVQALGGGMATVTVAALVRDRFGGREAAQMFALIGIIMMAAPLAAPMLGALLKNLGGWRAIFVFLALYAAAVALLLYWRMPADAQPPRPFGRDFVPAIAANYARVFRQPQALGFLFFQAFSFSSMFVFLTESSFVYMELYGLSAHQYAWAFGANIITMMLFNRITAWRLRRSDAHRILLSGVAVQFACNLALCVLVWLWPLPPFALLLALLMTSVGTQGLIVANTQACYMSYFKAEGGSANAVLGTLQFLIAAAVGWLTTQAHNGTAQMMPLMMLSATVCGMALLWLFSRRVWLSRPDNAF, translated from the coding sequence ATGAATACTTCTACCCCCGCCGGGCGCAAACGTTTGGCCTTAATGCTGGCCTTATTGGTGGCGGTGATGCCGTTTTCCATCGATGCCTATTTGCCCGCGATGCCGCAAATGGCGGCGGCGCTGAGTGCCGATATCCACCAAATCGAGCAAAGCCTGAGTGTGTTTTTGCTGGGGGTGGCGCTGGGGCAATTGGTGGGCGGGCCGGTGTCGGATTTAAAAGGCCGCCGCAAAGTGGCTTTGTTCGGGCTGGCGGTGTATGTGACGGCCACCGTGGCCTTGTTGTGGACGGACACGGTGGCGCATTTGTTGCTGTGGCGCGGGGTGCAGGCGCTGGGCGGCGGCATGGCCACGGTGACGGTGGCGGCGTTGGTGCGCGATCGCTTTGGCGGGCGTGAGGCGGCGCAGATGTTTGCGCTTATTGGCATTATCATGATGGCAGCACCCCTGGCCGCGCCCATGTTGGGGGCGCTGCTGAAAAACCTAGGCGGCTGGCGTGCCATTTTTGTGTTTCTGGCGCTGTATGCGGCGGCGGTGGCTTTGTTGCTCTATTGGCGTATGCCGGCAGATGCACAGCCGCCGCGCCCGTTTGGCCGCGATTTTGTGCCCGCCATTGCCGCCAATTATGCGCGCGTGTTCAGGCAGCCTCAGGCCTTGGGCTTTTTGTTTTTTCAGGCTTTCAGCTTTTCATCGATGTTTGTGTTTCTGACCGAATCGTCGTTTGTGTATATGGAGCTCTACGGCTTAAGCGCCCACCAGTATGCATGGGCGTTTGGCGCCAACATCATCACCATGATGCTGTTTAACCGCATCACCGCCTGGCGTTTGCGCCGCAGCGATGCTCATCGTATTTTGTTGTCGGGCGTGGCGGTGCAGTTTGCCTGCAATTTGGCTTTGTGTGTGCTGGTGTGGCTGTGGCCGCTGCCGCCGTTTGCGTTGCTGCTGGCGCTGTTGATGACTTCGGTGGGCACCCAAGGGCTGATTGTGGCCAACACACAGGCTTGTTATATGAGCTATTTCAAGGCCGAAGGCGGCAGCGCCAATGCGGTGCTGGGCACGCTGCAATTTCTGATTGCCGCCGCTGTGGGCTGGCTCACCACGCAGGCGCACAACGGCACCGCACAGATGATGCCGCTGATGATGCTCAGCGCCACTGTGTGCGGCATGGCATTGCTGTGGCTGTTTTCGCGGCGGGTGTGGTTGAGCCGCCCAGATAATGCTTTTTAA
- the dapE gene encoding succinyl-diaminopimelate desuccinylase, protein MSETHTLALAKQLLAQASVTPDDHGCQPILIQRLEAIGFTVERMRFGDTDNFYARRGHAGPLLCFAGHTDVVPPGPLERWTSPPFMPTERDGKLYARGAADMKTSIAAFVTACERFVAAYPQHSGSLALLITADEEGDAHDGTTRVVDALQARGEYIDYCIVGEPTAVDVLGDTIKNGRRGSLSGSLTIKGKQGHIAYPHLAINPIHLAAPALAELAATEWDTGNEYFPPTGFQISNIHGGTGATNVIPGVLEVKFNFRFSTESTDSGLKQRVHDILDKHGLVYDLAWSLSGQPFLTAAGQLTEVAQAAIAEECGLQAALSTTGGTSDGRFIKAIAHELIELGPVNASIHQIDEHIDLAAIPQLSALYENIMRRLLA, encoded by the coding sequence ATGAGCGAAACCCACACTTTGGCCTTGGCCAAGCAGCTGCTGGCGCAAGCGTCGGTAACCCCCGACGACCACGGCTGCCAGCCTATTCTGATTCAACGCTTGGAAGCCATCGGCTTTACCGTAGAGCGCATGCGCTTTGGCGATACCGATAATTTCTACGCCCGCCGCGGCCATGCTGGCCCCTTGCTGTGTTTTGCCGGACACACCGATGTGGTGCCGCCAGGCCCGCTCGAGCGCTGGACATCGCCGCCGTTTATGCCCACCGAGCGCGATGGCAAGCTGTATGCGCGCGGTGCGGCCGACATGAAAACCAGCATCGCCGCCTTTGTGACCGCCTGCGAGCGCTTTGTGGCCGCCTATCCGCAGCATTCAGGCAGCCTGGCGCTGCTGATTACCGCCGACGAAGAAGGCGACGCCCACGACGGCACCACCCGCGTGGTAGACGCCTTGCAGGCGCGCGGCGAATACATCGACTACTGCATCGTGGGCGAGCCCACCGCGGTGGATGTGCTGGGCGACACCATCAAAAACGGCCGCCGCGGTTCGCTTTCAGGCAGCCTCACCATCAAAGGCAAGCAAGGCCATATTGCCTACCCGCATTTGGCCATCAACCCGATTCACCTTGCCGCCCCGGCACTGGCCGAGCTGGCCGCCACCGAATGGGACACCGGCAACGAATATTTCCCGCCCACCGGCTTTCAGATTTCCAATATCCACGGCGGCACCGGCGCCACCAATGTGATTCCGGGCGTATTGGAAGTGAAGTTTAATTTTCGCTTTTCCACCGAATCCACCGACAGCGGCTTAAAGCAGCGCGTACACGATATTTTGGATAAGCATGGGCTGGTGTACGATTTGGCGTGGTCGCTTTCCGGCCAGCCCTTCCTTACCGCCGCCGGACAGCTTACCGAAGTGGCGCAGGCGGCGATTGCCGAAGAATGCGGTCTTCAGGCAGCCTTATCCACCACCGGCGGCACCTCCGACGGCCGTTTTATCAAAGCCATTGCCCACGAGCTGATTGAGCTGGGGCCGGTGAACGCCAGCATCCACCAAATCGACGAACACATTGATTTGGCGGCGATTCCGCAATTATCGGCATTGTATGAAAACATCATGCGGCGGCTGTTGGCTTAA
- the argF gene encoding ornithine carbamoyltransferase: MKPISQPHFLKLLDYSPAEIVALLDLAAELKAAKKAGTEVPRLAGKNIALIFEKASTRTRCAFEVAAYDQGARVTYLGPSGSQIGHKESMKDTARVLGRMYDGIEYRGHGQAVVEELAAYAGVPVFNGLTDEFHPTQMLADVLTMREHCAKPLHQLAYAYVGDARYNMGNSLLVVGAKLGMDVRFGAPQHLWPEEHLVAQCRDIARETGARITLTEDVAAAVRGVDYIHTDVWVSMGEPKEVWAERIGILKPYRVDTALMAASGNPAVKFMHCLPAIHNRETQIGEWLYQEFGLDGVEVSEAVFESPASIVFDQAENRMHTIKAVLVALLAA, encoded by the coding sequence ATGAAACCGATATCACAACCCCATTTCCTCAAGCTGCTGGACTACAGCCCCGCCGAAATTGTGGCCTTGCTGGATTTGGCTGCCGAGCTGAAAGCCGCCAAAAAGGCGGGCACCGAAGTGCCGCGTTTGGCGGGCAAAAACATTGCATTGATTTTTGAAAAAGCCTCCACCCGCACCCGTTGCGCTTTTGAAGTGGCCGCTTACGACCAAGGCGCGCGGGTCACTTATTTAGGCCCTTCAGGCAGCCAAATCGGCCACAAAGAAAGCATGAAAGACACCGCCCGCGTGCTGGGGCGCATGTATGACGGCATCGAATACCGCGGCCACGGCCAAGCAGTGGTGGAAGAATTGGCGGCCTATGCCGGCGTGCCGGTGTTCAACGGCCTCACCGATGAATTCCACCCCACGCAAATGCTGGCCGATGTGCTCACCATGCGCGAACATTGCGCCAAGCCCTTGCATCAGCTTGCCTACGCCTATGTGGGCGACGCCCGCTACAATATGGGCAATTCGCTGCTGGTGGTGGGCGCCAAATTGGGCATGGACGTGCGTTTTGGCGCACCGCAGCATTTGTGGCCGGAAGAGCATTTGGTGGCGCAATGCCGCGACATCGCCCGCGAAACCGGCGCCCGCATCACCCTTACCGAAGACGTCGCAGCCGCCGTGCGCGGCGTGGACTATATCCACACCGATGTGTGGGTGAGCATGGGCGAGCCTAAAGAAGTGTGGGCCGAGCGCATCGGCATTCTCAAGCCTTACCGCGTGGATACGGCGCTGATGGCCGCCAGCGGCAACCCGGCGGTAAAATTTATGCACTGCCTGCCCGCCATTCACAACCGCGAAACCCAGATTGGCGAATGGCTGTATCAGGAATTCGGCCTCGACGGCGTGGAAGTGAGCGAAGCGGTATTTGAAAGCCCGGCCAGCATTGTGTTCGACCAAGCCGAAAACCGCATGCACACCATCAAAGCCGTGCTGGTGGCGCTGCTGGCGGCGTGA